The Streptococcus sp. S5 genome contains a region encoding:
- the xerS gene encoding tyrosine recombinase XerS has protein sequence MKREILLERIDKLKQVMPWYVLEYYQSKLAVPYSFTTLYEYLKEYDRFFTWVLESGISDADTMAEIPLDVLEHMTKKDMESFILYLRERPLLNANTTKNGVSQTTINRTLSALSSLYKYLTEEVENEQGEPYFYRNVMKKVATKKKKETLAARAENIKQKLFLGDETEGFLNYIDQEYPQTLSNRALSSFNKNKERDLAIIALLLASGVRLSEAVNLDLRDLNLKMMVIDVTRKGGKRDSVNVAAFAKPYLEQYLAIRDKRYKTEKTDTALFLTLYRGVPNRIDASSVEKMVAKYSEDFKVRVTPHKLRHTLATRLYDATKSQVLVSHQLGHASTQVTDLYTHIVNDEQKNALDSL, from the coding sequence ATGAAACGCGAGATCTTATTAGAACGGATTGATAAACTCAAACAAGTCATGCCTTGGTATGTATTGGAATATTATCAATCGAAACTGGCCGTTCCCTACAGTTTTACAACTTTGTACGAATACTTAAAGGAATACGATCGATTTTTTACCTGGGTTTTGGAATCTGGTATATCGGATGCTGACACCATGGCCGAGATCCCCTTAGACGTTCTGGAGCACATGACCAAGAAAGACATGGAATCCTTTATTCTTTACTTACGTGAACGTCCTCTGCTCAATGCCAATACGACAAAAAACGGGGTTTCCCAAACAACGATTAACCGTACCCTTTCTGCACTGTCTAGTCTCTATAAGTATTTGACTGAGGAAGTTGAAAATGAGCAAGGGGAACCGTATTTCTACCGCAATGTCATGAAGAAGGTTGCTACCAAGAAAAAGAAAGAAACCTTGGCTGCTCGAGCTGAAAATATCAAGCAAAAACTCTTTTTGGGTGATGAAACAGAAGGTTTTCTTAACTATATCGACCAGGAGTACCCGCAAACCCTCTCAAATCGCGCCTTATCCTCCTTTAATAAGAATAAAGAGCGAGATTTAGCCATTATAGCACTCCTTCTTGCCTCTGGTGTCCGTCTCTCTGAAGCAGTCAACTTGGACCTTCGTGACCTCAATCTTAAGATGATGGTGATTGACGTCACTCGAAAAGGTGGAAAACGAGACTCTGTTAATGTTGCTGCCTTTGCTAAACCCTATTTAGAACAGTATCTCGCTATTCGAGACAAACGTTACAAGACAGAAAAGACTGATACAGCCCTATTCTTAACTTTGTATCGAGGTGTTCCAAACCGGATTGATGCTTCTAGTGTTGAAAAGATGGTCGCCAAGTATTCTGAAGACTTCAAAGTCCGCGTGACACCCCATAAATTACGCCATACATTAGCAACTCGTCTCTATGATGCAACCAAATCACAGGTTTTGGTCAGCCACCAGCTGGGACATGCTAGCACCCAAGTTACAGACTTATATACGCATATCGTTAATGATGAGCAAAAAAATGCCTTGGATAGTTTATAA
- a CDS encoding acetylxylan esterase — protein MKDPKLLETIKDYKGRDDVPADFDTFWDQALAKMTELPEYKLEERDFSIPNVICYELTFKGTRDGLVYARVVLPKTDQKVPVIFHFHGYMGRCWDWTDMLAYTVSGYGVVSMDVRGQSGYSTDGERSPLGNTVKGQIIRGAVEGPDELFYKDVYLDLYQLIEIVASFPQVDDSKFASYGASQGGALALVAAGLNPRIQRTVAIYPFLSDFRRVLEIGNTSEAYDELFRYFKFHDPFHETEDQIMETLAYIDVKNFAHRIKGQVHLITGLDDDVCYPVTQFAIYNRLECPKEHLVMPEYAHEAMNVQVNDRVYNWLCGSKISFRYVEK, from the coding sequence ATGAAAGATCCCAAATTATTAGAAACAATAAAAGATTATAAGGGACGAGATGACGTTCCAGCAGATTTTGATACTTTTTGGGATCAAGCCCTAGCAAAGATGACTGAACTCCCTGAATACAAGCTCGAAGAACGAGATTTCAGCATTCCAAATGTGATTTGTTATGAATTAACCTTTAAAGGAACACGAGATGGACTTGTTTATGCGCGGGTTGTTCTCCCAAAAACGGATCAAAAAGTTCCCGTTATTTTCCATTTTCATGGCTATATGGGCCGTTGTTGGGATTGGACAGACATGCTGGCTTATACAGTATCTGGCTATGGAGTTGTGTCTATGGACGTAAGAGGTCAATCCGGTTATTCAACAGACGGAGAGCGATCACCACTTGGAAATACTGTAAAAGGACAGATTATCCGCGGAGCTGTGGAAGGTCCAGATGAGCTATTTTATAAGGATGTCTACTTAGATCTTTACCAGTTAATCGAAATTGTAGCTAGCTTTCCTCAAGTAGATGACAGCAAATTCGCCAGCTATGGAGCCTCTCAAGGTGGTGCCTTGGCCCTAGTAGCTGCCGGATTGAATCCCCGAATCCAACGAACGGTAGCCATTTATCCATTCTTATCAGATTTCAGACGGGTGTTAGAGATTGGAAACACCAGCGAGGCCTATGACGAACTTTTCCGTTATTTTAAGTTCCATGATCCATTCCATGAAACGGAAGACCAAATCATGGAAACATTAGCCTATATTGATGTGAAAAATTTTGCCCATCGCATCAAAGGACAGGTTCACTTGATTACTGGGTTAGATGATGATGTCTGTTATCCTGTGACACAGTTTGCCATTTATAATCGATTAGAGTGTCCAAAAGAGCATTTGGTCATGCCAGAATATGCCCACGAAGCTATGAATGTTCAAGTCAATGATCGAGTCTATAATTGGCTCTGTGGTAGCAAGATTTCCTTTCGATATGTAGAAAAATAA
- a CDS encoding alpha/beta hydrolase: MLNKLFQQVIRFFVRLFSSHRKPFEFPKGSKKPPIRPIILVPGSSASIQRFNGTIRMLHRFSRKKQSLLKIKVNKDDSIEMEGRLNTKEPNPMIVIGFENNRDGYSNIKQQIESLKIALTYLLDHYYFTEFKAVGHSNGGLVLTGLLESGFLEKKKLTVRKLAIIGSPYQFNQEMYDDFQKWKHRLDKEVEVLNFVGSFAGKSDGIVPLSSAQAAKSIFDNQTYTEVNLNGRKAHHSALPTNPDLVKQLSLFLNL, encoded by the coding sequence ATGTTAAATAAACTATTTCAACAAGTCATTCGTTTCTTTGTAAGACTGTTTTCTTCTCACAGAAAGCCCTTTGAATTTCCTAAAGGGTCAAAGAAACCACCGATCAGACCAATCATCCTTGTACCTGGGAGTTCAGCCAGTATCCAGCGATTCAATGGAACCATCCGCATGCTCCATCGATTTTCTAGAAAAAAACAGAGTCTCTTAAAAATAAAAGTCAACAAAGATGATTCTATAGAGATGGAAGGAAGATTGAATACGAAAGAGCCGAATCCGATGATTGTGATTGGCTTCGAGAACAATCGAGACGGCTACAGCAATATCAAGCAGCAAATCGAATCCCTTAAGATTGCTCTAACCTATCTTCTTGATCACTATTATTTTACAGAGTTCAAGGCAGTTGGGCACTCCAATGGTGGACTAGTTTTGACTGGTTTATTGGAAAGTGGCTTTTTAGAAAAGAAAAAACTGACCGTAAGGAAGCTCGCTATTATTGGTAGTCCTTACCAATTCAATCAAGAAATGTATGACGATTTTCAAAAATGGAAGCATCGATTAGATAAAGAAGTAGAGGTCCTTAACTTTGTCGGTAGCTTTGCTGGAAAATCAGACGGCATCGTGCCTCTCTCTAGTGCCCAAGCAGCAAAATCTATTTTTGACAATCAAACCTATACAGAAGTGAATTTAAATGGTCGTAAGGCTCATCATTCAGCTTTACCCACTAATCCAGATCTAGTGAAACAATTAAGTCTATTTTTGAATCTATAG
- the ffh gene encoding signal recognition particle protein has product MAFESLTERLQNVFKNLRKKGKISEADVQEATKEIRLALLEADVALPVVKDFIKRVRERAVGHEVIETLNPAQQIVKIVDEELTAILGSETAEIIKSPKIPTIIMMVGLQGAGKTTFAGKLANKLVKEENARPLMIAADIYRPAAIDQLKTLGQQINVPVFSLGTEVPAVEIVRQGLEQARANHNDYVLIDTAGRLQIDEKLMGELRDVKALAEPNEILLVVDAMIGQEAANVAREFNEQLEVTGVILTKIDGDTRGGAALSVRQITGKPIKFTGTGEKITDIETFHPDRMSGRILGMGDMLTLIEKASQEYDEKRSLELAEKMRENTFDFNDFIDQLDQVQNMGPMEDLLKMLPGMANNPAMKNLKVDEREIARKRAIVSSMTPAERENPDLLNPSRRRRIAAGSGNSFVEVNKFIKDFNQAKQMMQGVLSGDMNKMMKQMGLNPNNMPKNMPGGMPDMSALEGMMGQGGMPDLSALGGGAGMPDMSQMFGGGLKGKAGEFMMKRAMNKMAKQMRKNKKKRK; this is encoded by the coding sequence ATGGCATTTGAAAGTTTAACCGAACGTTTACAAAACGTCTTTAAAAATCTTCGCAAGAAAGGGAAAATCTCTGAAGCGGATGTCCAAGAGGCAACCAAAGAGATTCGTCTAGCCCTCTTAGAGGCCGACGTTGCCCTTCCTGTTGTAAAAGACTTCATCAAACGGGTCCGCGAGCGGGCTGTAGGTCATGAAGTCATCGAAACCTTGAACCCTGCCCAACAAATCGTGAAGATTGTTGATGAAGAATTGACAGCGATTTTGGGTTCAGAAACAGCAGAAATTATCAAATCTCCTAAGATTCCGACCATTATCATGATGGTCGGTCTTCAAGGGGCTGGTAAAACAACCTTTGCGGGTAAATTGGCCAACAAATTGGTCAAGGAAGAGAACGCACGTCCTTTGATGATTGCGGCCGATATCTATCGTCCGGCAGCCATCGACCAGTTGAAGACACTTGGTCAACAGATCAATGTTCCTGTCTTCTCACTTGGTACAGAGGTCCCTGCAGTAGAGATCGTTCGCCAAGGTTTGGAGCAGGCGAGAGCCAACCACAATGACTATGTCTTGATCGATACGGCTGGTCGTCTGCAAATCGATGAAAAACTCATGGGTGAGTTGCGGGATGTTAAAGCCCTTGCTGAACCAAATGAAATCCTCTTGGTTGTGGATGCCATGATCGGTCAAGAAGCAGCCAATGTGGCGCGTGAGTTCAATGAACAACTCGAAGTAACTGGTGTGATCTTGACCAAGATCGATGGGGATACCCGTGGTGGTGCGGCCCTTTCTGTCCGTCAGATTACTGGGAAGCCAATCAAGTTCACTGGTACTGGTGAAAAAATCACTGATATCGAAACCTTCCACCCAGACCGTATGTCTGGTCGGATCCTCGGTATGGGGGATATGCTGACGCTGATCGAGAAGGCTTCTCAAGAATACGATGAGAAACGCTCTCTTGAACTCGCTGAAAAGATGCGGGAAAACACCTTCGATTTCAACGATTTCATTGATCAATTAGACCAAGTTCAAAATATGGGACCAATGGAAGACCTGCTCAAGATGCTTCCAGGTATGGCCAACAACCCAGCTATGAAGAACCTCAAGGTCGATGAACGAGAAATTGCTCGCAAACGTGCAATTGTATCATCCATGACCCCAGCTGAACGCGAAAATCCAGATTTATTAAATCCAAGCCGTCGTCGTCGGATTGCTGCTGGTTCAGGAAATAGCTTTGTCGAAGTCAATAAATTCATCAAGGACTTTAACCAAGCCAAACAGATGATGCAAGGCGTCCTCTCTGGCGATATGAACAAGATGATGAAACAAATGGGGCTCAATCCAAATAACATGCCGAAGAATATGCCTGGTGGAATGCCTGATATGTCTGCCCTCGAAGGCATGATGGGACAAGGTGGCATGCCTGACTTGTCAGCTCTTGGCGGAGGCGCTGGAATGCCTGATATGAGCCAAATGTTTGGCGGTGGCCTCAAAGGAAAAGCTGGTGAATTTATGATGAAACGAGCTATGAATAAGATGGCCAAACAAATGCGCAAAAATAAGAAAAAACGGAAATAA
- a CDS encoding putative DNA-binding protein: MEIEKTNRMNALFEFYAALLTDKQMNYIELYYADDYSLAEIAEEFGVSRQAVYDNIKRTEKILEDYEMKLHMYSDYIVRSQIFDQILERYPEDTFLQEQVEILSSIDNRE; encoded by the coding sequence ATGGAAATTGAGAAAACCAACCGAATGAATGCGCTCTTTGAGTTTTATGCAGCGCTCTTGACGGACAAGCAGATGAACTACATCGAGCTCTACTACGCAGATGACTACAGCTTGGCTGAGATTGCAGAAGAGTTTGGAGTGAGCCGTCAAGCGGTCTATGACAATATTAAACGTACAGAAAAGATTTTGGAAGATTACGAAATGAAACTCCATATGTATTCCGATTACATTGTACGCAGCCAGATTTTTGATCAGATTTTAGAACGCTATCCGGAAGATACTTTTCTACAAGAGCAGGTTGAAATTTTATCAAGCATTGACAATCGGGAGTGA
- a CDS encoding 3-oxoacyl-[acyl-carrier-protein] synthase III C-terminal domain-containing protein, which yields MTTVKRHLQIKGYGTALPAHTVTFKDQTRYRVKEGEETQIDLAARAIEVALNHAGLEMADIDCLVSASAVGVQPIPCTAALIHERVAKGLTIPAMDINTTCTSFVSALSTVSYLIEGGEYRRVLIVSSEVGSLGLNPKQKESFELFSDGAAAFIFEATKEDKGIIASMQRTWSEGAHDTEIRGGLTAYHPKLYSEATKTDFMFDMKGKKILLLSARVIPEMFQEFEEKSGVSKDAVDYIIPHQASRALPLVMDKLGVSKDKYLNIVSDYGNMVSVAVPFGLAYALDHGYVKEGDTIFLMGTAAGMTVNMLALKL from the coding sequence ATGACTACCGTAAAAAGACATTTGCAAATTAAAGGCTATGGAACAGCGCTTCCAGCTCATACCGTAACTTTCAAAGACCAGACTCGTTACCGCGTGAAAGAAGGAGAAGAAACACAGATTGATCTTGCAGCTCGTGCGATTGAAGTGGCTTTAAACCATGCGGGGCTTGAAATGGCAGACATCGACTGCCTGGTTTCGGCTAGTGCGGTTGGCGTTCAGCCCATTCCTTGTACAGCTGCTCTGATCCATGAGCGCGTAGCCAAGGGACTGACGATTCCTGCTATGGATATCAATACCACCTGTACCAGTTTTGTATCAGCTTTAAGCACTGTTTCTTATCTGATTGAAGGTGGTGAATACCGTCGGGTTCTGATTGTATCTAGTGAAGTAGGGAGCCTAGGGCTTAATCCCAAACAAAAAGAAAGCTTTGAACTGTTTAGCGATGGCGCTGCAGCCTTTATCTTTGAAGCAACAAAGGAAGATAAAGGAATCATTGCCAGCATGCAACGTACCTGGTCAGAGGGAGCTCATGATACCGAAATTCGTGGTGGTTTGACAGCGTATCATCCAAAATTGTACTCTGAAGCAACCAAGACTGATTTCATGTTTGACATGAAAGGGAAGAAAATCCTTTTGCTTTCTGCCCGTGTTATTCCAGAAATGTTCCAAGAATTCGAAGAGAAATCAGGCGTTTCTAAAGATGCTGTAGACTATATTATTCCTCACCAAGCAAGCCGGGCCTTACCACTTGTCATGGACAAATTGGGCGTCAGCAAAGACAAGTACCTCAATATTGTCAGTGATTATGGAAATATGGTTTCGGTAGCCGTACCTTTCGGCCTAGCCTATGCACTGGATCATGGATATGTGAAGGAAGGAGATACCATCTTCTTGATGGGAACTGCAGCAGGGATGACGGTCAATATGTTGGCACTGAAACTTTAA
- a CDS encoding F390 synthetase-related protein, with protein MKKIVFLKTFIETRWCHRFRSKEALKRYQDKQLARYHAFITSQSPYFQTHSPEFFGTMDKTFMMTHFNELNTLGVDRDQALEMAIRGEQTRDFTEMNGEVAVGLSSGTSGHRGVFVTTEKERSMWAAAILAKMLPKGKLFGHRIAFFLRADNELYQTINSGLIRLEYFDIFKDSKEHLERLKDYQPTIVVAPASTLIELANYVSNQQLAIQPVKVVSVAEILEERDAETIAKAFQLDTVDQVYQATEGFLACTCSEGNLHLNEDILNVEKEYLDDSRFYPIITDFKRTSQPIYRYRLNDILVEEKSPCPCGSVFTRIAKIEGRSDDIFHFKKEDGSSQMIYPDFIRRCILFVENIQDYQVTQLADGSITIALSHRTESMEQAIFAQFELLAQQKQFILPSIQFIDYQWDPTRKLKRVQRLQ; from the coding sequence ATGAAAAAAATAGTCTTTCTGAAAACCTTTATTGAAACCAGATGGTGCCATCGATTCCGTTCAAAAGAGGCCTTGAAGCGATATCAAGATAAGCAATTGGCGCGCTACCATGCTTTTATCACTTCTCAGTCTCCCTATTTTCAAACCCATTCTCCCGAATTCTTTGGAACCATGGATAAAACCTTCATGATGACACATTTCAATGAGCTCAATACCCTAGGGGTGGATCGAGATCAGGCTTTAGAGATGGCAATTCGCGGAGAACAGACACGAGATTTTACTGAGATGAATGGAGAAGTAGCAGTAGGTTTGTCTTCTGGAACCTCCGGTCACCGAGGGGTTTTTGTCACCACAGAAAAAGAAAGAAGTATGTGGGCTGCAGCGATTCTAGCCAAGATGCTACCGAAAGGAAAACTGTTTGGTCATCGCATTGCCTTTTTCTTACGAGCGGACAATGAACTCTATCAAACCATTAATTCAGGCCTGATTCGCTTGGAATATTTTGATATTTTCAAGGATAGCAAGGAGCATTTAGAGCGACTCAAAGACTATCAACCAACCATTGTGGTCGCACCAGCTTCGACCTTGATTGAGTTAGCTAACTATGTCAGCAATCAGCAACTTGCGATCCAACCCGTCAAGGTTGTCTCTGTCGCAGAAATCCTAGAGGAACGAGATGCTGAGACAATCGCCAAAGCCTTTCAACTAGACACGGTTGATCAGGTCTACCAAGCGACAGAGGGATTTTTAGCTTGTACCTGTTCAGAAGGCAATCTACATCTTAACGAAGATATTTTGAATGTCGAAAAAGAGTACCTAGATGATAGCCGCTTTTATCCGATTATTACGGATTTCAAACGAACCAGTCAACCGATCTATCGCTACCGCCTCAATGATATTTTGGTAGAAGAAAAATCTCCTTGCCCTTGTGGTTCCGTCTTTACTCGAATCGCAAAGATCGAAGGACGATCAGATGATATCTTTCATTTCAAAAAAGAAGATGGCAGTAGCCAGATGATCTATCCGGATTTTATTCGACGGTGCATTCTCTTTGTCGAAAATATTCAGGACTATCAAGTGACTCAGTTGGCAGATGGATCCATTACCATTGCCTTGAGTCACCGGACAGAGTCTATGGAGCAAGCAATCTTTGCTCAATTTGAACTCTTAGCTCAGCAAAAACAATTCATTCTCCCAAGTATTCAATTTATCGATTATCAATGGGACCCAACACGTAAATTAAAACGTGTTCAACGACTTCAATAA
- a CDS encoding MBL fold metallo-hydrolase, protein MSNMIKRIDYFPAGYCSSHSGLLFKGIPNEKMQFPAGVFLIHHREKGYILYDTGYHYEIKKKARYFWYRLATPMQMKKEDQIDYLLQERGINPAAISYVILSHLHPDHLGGATLFPNAHFFVSQEVYEVYQKPKFKDLIFKEFLPADFKDRVTCLKADQRHPAFPYRPTADLFGDGSILVSSIDGHARGQGCLYLDELKLFIGADLSWGVDLLPFTRQMRLIPSLVQDDKKAYLKGADLLETLLQDGIQVVVSHDPQDRIERILNEKNSLSENLY, encoded by the coding sequence ATGTCCAACATGATCAAGCGCATTGATTATTTTCCAGCAGGCTATTGTAGCAGTCATTCTGGTCTCTTATTTAAAGGAATTCCAAATGAAAAAATGCAATTTCCGGCAGGTGTCTTTTTGATTCATCATCGTGAAAAAGGCTATATTTTGTACGATACCGGCTATCACTACGAGATTAAGAAAAAAGCTCGGTATTTCTGGTACCGTCTAGCCACCCCAATGCAGATGAAAAAAGAAGACCAGATCGATTATTTATTGCAAGAGCGCGGAATTAATCCAGCAGCCATTTCCTATGTCATTCTTTCGCATCTGCACCCGGATCATCTCGGTGGAGCAACCCTTTTTCCAAATGCTCATTTCTTTGTCAGTCAGGAAGTCTATGAGGTGTACCAAAAACCAAAATTTAAGGATCTAATTTTTAAAGAGTTTTTGCCAGCTGATTTCAAAGATCGGGTGACTTGTCTCAAAGCAGATCAAAGGCATCCTGCTTTCCCCTATCGCCCGACTGCGGATCTTTTTGGTGATGGGAGCATTCTTGTATCGTCTATCGATGGACATGCGAGAGGGCAAGGTTGTCTTTATCTGGATGAGCTCAAACTCTTCATCGGAGCAGATCTTTCTTGGGGAGTAGACCTCTTGCCTTTCACACGGCAAATGCGTCTCATTCCTTCCTTGGTTCAGGATGATAAGAAGGCTTATTTAAAAGGAGCTGATTTGCTGGAAACACTCTTGCAAGATGGCATTCAAGTTGTGGTCAGCCACGACCCGCAAGATCGGATTGAAAGGATTTTAAATGAAAAAAATAGTCTTTCTGAAAACCTTTATTGA